In the genome of Globicephala melas chromosome 3, mGloMel1.2, whole genome shotgun sequence, one region contains:
- the ZNF366 gene encoding zinc finger protein 366 isoform X1, whose product MEYLEYIFPNPISSNPEFRSIPQTHPSWASFENATSFSGAAWVCAGEKGALLGKLPRMQKEMKMVKDEGVHFSLGAKRAPSFPHGLQPVVSRGRAPPRHPFPEALRGPFSQFRYEPPPGDLDGFPGVFEGGGSRKRKSMPTKMPYNHPSEEAALALHPEESKNPGPPELRLLFPPPPPPPPPPRPKYDSRMIDLCNVGFQFYRSLEHLGGKAVKQEPVKPSATWAAPPPFLPTPYPYYPKVPPGLLFPFFVPSASPFPFSRHTFLPKRPPEPLLPRKAEPRESEETKQKVERVDVNVQIDDSYYVDVGGAQKRWQCPTCEKSYTSKYNLVTHILGHSGIKPHACSRCGKLFKQLSHLHTHMLTHQGTRPHKCQVCHKAFTQTSHLKRHMMQHSEVKPHNCRVCGRGFAYPSELKAHEAKHASGRENICVECGLDFPTLAQLKRHLTTHRGPIQYSCSECDKTFQYPSQLQNHMMKHKDIRPYICSECGMEFVQPHHLKQHSLTHKGVKEHKCGICGREFTLLANMKRHVLIHTNIRAYQCHLCYKSFVQKQTLKAHMIVHSDVKPFKCKLCGKEFNRMHNLMGHMHLHSDSKPFKCLYCPSKFTLKGNLTRHMKVKHGVMERGLHSQGFGRGRVAGAQTAGGLRSLQQEEPFDLSQRRRAKGPAFQPDVESARGSSCHEEDDDDNCCEAGRDSPGLSPRSPPLCAPQDLSAKADPGPRAEAQAGEDAPQGDLQPKSRASPGPEGVREREFARRDECPGLLRALQSARRGPSFSDYLYFKHRDESLKELLERKMENQAVLLGI is encoded by the exons gaAAATTGCCAAGGATGCAGAAGGAAATGAAGATGGTCAAAGACGAGGGTGTGCATTTCAGTTTGGGTGCAAAGAGGGCGCCCTCCTTCCCCCACGGCCTGCAGCCAGTGGTTTCCCGAGGAAGAGCTCCTCCAAGACACCCATTCCCGGAAGCTCTCCGGGGGCCATTTTCCCAGTTCCGGTATGAGCCTCCTCCGGGAGACCTAGACGGATTCCCGGGGGTCTTTGAAGGAGGAGGGTCTCGCAAACGGAAGAGCATGCCCACCAAGATGCCCTATAACCACCCCTCGGAAGAAGCGGCTCTTGCCCTGCACCCGGAGGAGAGCAAGAACCCCGGGCCCCCGGAACTCCGCCTGCTtttcccgccgccgccgccaccgccgccgccgccacggCCCAAGTACGACTCGCGGATGATCGACCTGTGCAACGTGGGCTTTCAGTTCTACCGCAGCCTGGAGCACCTGGGGGGCAAGGCCGTCAAGCAGGAGCCCGTGAAGCCCAGCGCCACGTGGGCCGCGCCCCCTCCGTTCCTGCCCACGCCCTACCCCTATTACCCCAAAGTGCCCCCGGGCCTCCTGTTCCCCTTCTTCGTGCCCTCGGCCTCGCCCTTCCCCTTCAGCCGGCACACCTTCCTGCCCAAGCGGCCCCCGGAGCCGCTGCTGCCCCGCAAAGCCGAGCCGCGGGAGAGCGAGGAGACCAAGCAGAAGGTGGAGAGGGTGGACGTGAACGTGCAGATCGACGACAGCTACTACGTGGACGTGGGCGGCGCGCAGAAGCGCTGGCAGTGCCCCACCTGCGAGAAGTCCTACACCTCCAAGTACAACCTCGTGACCCACATCCTGGGCCACAGCGGCATCAAGCCGCACGCGTGCAGCCGCTGCGGGAAGCTCTTCAAGCAGCTCAGCCACCTGCACACGCACATGCTGACCCACCAGGGCACGCGGCCCCACAAATGCCAGGTGTGCCACAAGGCCTTCACCCAGACCAGCCACCTGAAGCGCCACATGATGCAGCACAGCGAGGTGAAGCCGCACAACTGCCGCGTGTGCGGCCGGGGCTTCGCCTACCCCAGCGAGCTCAAGGCCCACGAGGCCAAGCACGCCAGTGGGCGGGAGAACATCTGCGTGGAGTGCGGCCTCGACTTCCCCACCCTGGCCCAGCTGAAGAGGCACCTCACCACGCACCGCGGCCCCATCCAGTACAGCTGCTCCGAATGCGACAAGACCTTTCAGTACCCGAGTCAGCTGCAGAACCACATGATGAAGCACAAGGACATCCGGCCCTACATCTGCTCCGAGTGCGGCATGGAGTTCGTGCAGCCCCACCACCTCAAGCAGCACTCCCTCACGCACAAG GGCGTGAAGGAGCACAAATGCGGGATCTGCGGGCGGGAGTTCACTCTGCTGGCCAACATGAAGAGACACGTGCTAATCCACACCAACATCCGCGCCTACCAGTGTCACCTGTGCTACAAGAGTTTCGTGCAGAAACAGACCCTCAAGGCGCACATGATCGTCCACTCGGATGTGAAGCCCTTCAAATGCAAG CTGTGTGGGAAGGAATTCAACCGGATGCACAACCTAATGGGCCACATGCACCTGCACTCTGACAGCAAACCCTTCAAGTGCCTCTACTGCCCCAGCAAGTTCACCCTGAAGGGGAACCTGACACGCCACATGAAAGTGAAGCATGGGGTCATGGAGCGGGGCCTCCACTCTCAAG GTTTTGGAAGGGGGAGAGTTGCCGGGGCGCAGACGGCGGGGGGCCTGAGGAGCCTGCAGCAGGAGGAACCCTTCGACCTGTCCCAGAGGCGTCGGGCCAAGGGGCCAGCCTTCCAGCCGGATGTGGAGAGCGCCAGGGGCAGCTCCTGCCACGAGGAGGACGACGACGACAACTGCTGCGAGGCGGGGCGGGACAGCCCGGGCCTCAGCCCCCGCAGCCCCCCGCTCTGCGCGCCGCAGGACCTGTCCGCCAAGGCCGACCCGGGCCCCAGGGCGGAGGCGCAGGCGGGGGAGGACGCGCCGCAAGGGGACCTCCAGCCGAAGAGCCGGGCCAGCCCCGGGCCCGAGGGCGTCCGGGAGAGAGAGTTTGCCCGCAGAGACGAGTGTCCCGGCCTCCTCCGGGCCCTGCAGAGCGCTCGGCGGGGCCCCTCCTTTTCTGATTACTTGTACTTCAAGCACAGAGATGAGAGTTTAAAAGAATTACtggagaggaaaatggaaaacCAAGCAGTGCTTTTAGGGATCTAA
- the ZNF366 gene encoding zinc finger protein 366 isoform X2 has product METHPSWASFENATSFSGAAWVCAGEKGALLGKLPRMQKEMKMVKDEGVHFSLGAKRAPSFPHGLQPVVSRGRAPPRHPFPEALRGPFSQFRYEPPPGDLDGFPGVFEGGGSRKRKSMPTKMPYNHPSEEAALALHPEESKNPGPPELRLLFPPPPPPPPPPRPKYDSRMIDLCNVGFQFYRSLEHLGGKAVKQEPVKPSATWAAPPPFLPTPYPYYPKVPPGLLFPFFVPSASPFPFSRHTFLPKRPPEPLLPRKAEPRESEETKQKVERVDVNVQIDDSYYVDVGGAQKRWQCPTCEKSYTSKYNLVTHILGHSGIKPHACSRCGKLFKQLSHLHTHMLTHQGTRPHKCQVCHKAFTQTSHLKRHMMQHSEVKPHNCRVCGRGFAYPSELKAHEAKHASGRENICVECGLDFPTLAQLKRHLTTHRGPIQYSCSECDKTFQYPSQLQNHMMKHKDIRPYICSECGMEFVQPHHLKQHSLTHKGVKEHKCGICGREFTLLANMKRHVLIHTNIRAYQCHLCYKSFVQKQTLKAHMIVHSDVKPFKCKLCGKEFNRMHNLMGHMHLHSDSKPFKCLYCPSKFTLKGNLTRHMKVKHGVMERGLHSQGFGRGRVAGAQTAGGLRSLQQEEPFDLSQRRRAKGPAFQPDVESARGSSCHEEDDDDNCCEAGRDSPGLSPRSPPLCAPQDLSAKADPGPRAEAQAGEDAPQGDLQPKSRASPGPEGVREREFARRDECPGLLRALQSARRGPSFSDYLYFKHRDESLKELLERKMENQAVLLGI; this is encoded by the exons gaAAATTGCCAAGGATGCAGAAGGAAATGAAGATGGTCAAAGACGAGGGTGTGCATTTCAGTTTGGGTGCAAAGAGGGCGCCCTCCTTCCCCCACGGCCTGCAGCCAGTGGTTTCCCGAGGAAGAGCTCCTCCAAGACACCCATTCCCGGAAGCTCTCCGGGGGCCATTTTCCCAGTTCCGGTATGAGCCTCCTCCGGGAGACCTAGACGGATTCCCGGGGGTCTTTGAAGGAGGAGGGTCTCGCAAACGGAAGAGCATGCCCACCAAGATGCCCTATAACCACCCCTCGGAAGAAGCGGCTCTTGCCCTGCACCCGGAGGAGAGCAAGAACCCCGGGCCCCCGGAACTCCGCCTGCTtttcccgccgccgccgccaccgccgccgccgccacggCCCAAGTACGACTCGCGGATGATCGACCTGTGCAACGTGGGCTTTCAGTTCTACCGCAGCCTGGAGCACCTGGGGGGCAAGGCCGTCAAGCAGGAGCCCGTGAAGCCCAGCGCCACGTGGGCCGCGCCCCCTCCGTTCCTGCCCACGCCCTACCCCTATTACCCCAAAGTGCCCCCGGGCCTCCTGTTCCCCTTCTTCGTGCCCTCGGCCTCGCCCTTCCCCTTCAGCCGGCACACCTTCCTGCCCAAGCGGCCCCCGGAGCCGCTGCTGCCCCGCAAAGCCGAGCCGCGGGAGAGCGAGGAGACCAAGCAGAAGGTGGAGAGGGTGGACGTGAACGTGCAGATCGACGACAGCTACTACGTGGACGTGGGCGGCGCGCAGAAGCGCTGGCAGTGCCCCACCTGCGAGAAGTCCTACACCTCCAAGTACAACCTCGTGACCCACATCCTGGGCCACAGCGGCATCAAGCCGCACGCGTGCAGCCGCTGCGGGAAGCTCTTCAAGCAGCTCAGCCACCTGCACACGCACATGCTGACCCACCAGGGCACGCGGCCCCACAAATGCCAGGTGTGCCACAAGGCCTTCACCCAGACCAGCCACCTGAAGCGCCACATGATGCAGCACAGCGAGGTGAAGCCGCACAACTGCCGCGTGTGCGGCCGGGGCTTCGCCTACCCCAGCGAGCTCAAGGCCCACGAGGCCAAGCACGCCAGTGGGCGGGAGAACATCTGCGTGGAGTGCGGCCTCGACTTCCCCACCCTGGCCCAGCTGAAGAGGCACCTCACCACGCACCGCGGCCCCATCCAGTACAGCTGCTCCGAATGCGACAAGACCTTTCAGTACCCGAGTCAGCTGCAGAACCACATGATGAAGCACAAGGACATCCGGCCCTACATCTGCTCCGAGTGCGGCATGGAGTTCGTGCAGCCCCACCACCTCAAGCAGCACTCCCTCACGCACAAG GGCGTGAAGGAGCACAAATGCGGGATCTGCGGGCGGGAGTTCACTCTGCTGGCCAACATGAAGAGACACGTGCTAATCCACACCAACATCCGCGCCTACCAGTGTCACCTGTGCTACAAGAGTTTCGTGCAGAAACAGACCCTCAAGGCGCACATGATCGTCCACTCGGATGTGAAGCCCTTCAAATGCAAG CTGTGTGGGAAGGAATTCAACCGGATGCACAACCTAATGGGCCACATGCACCTGCACTCTGACAGCAAACCCTTCAAGTGCCTCTACTGCCCCAGCAAGTTCACCCTGAAGGGGAACCTGACACGCCACATGAAAGTGAAGCATGGGGTCATGGAGCGGGGCCTCCACTCTCAAG GTTTTGGAAGGGGGAGAGTTGCCGGGGCGCAGACGGCGGGGGGCCTGAGGAGCCTGCAGCAGGAGGAACCCTTCGACCTGTCCCAGAGGCGTCGGGCCAAGGGGCCAGCCTTCCAGCCGGATGTGGAGAGCGCCAGGGGCAGCTCCTGCCACGAGGAGGACGACGACGACAACTGCTGCGAGGCGGGGCGGGACAGCCCGGGCCTCAGCCCCCGCAGCCCCCCGCTCTGCGCGCCGCAGGACCTGTCCGCCAAGGCCGACCCGGGCCCCAGGGCGGAGGCGCAGGCGGGGGAGGACGCGCCGCAAGGGGACCTCCAGCCGAAGAGCCGGGCCAGCCCCGGGCCCGAGGGCGTCCGGGAGAGAGAGTTTGCCCGCAGAGACGAGTGTCCCGGCCTCCTCCGGGCCCTGCAGAGCGCTCGGCGGGGCCCCTCCTTTTCTGATTACTTGTACTTCAAGCACAGAGATGAGAGTTTAAAAGAATTACtggagaggaaaatggaaaacCAAGCAGTGCTTTTAGGGATCTAA
- the ZNF366 gene encoding zinc finger protein 366 isoform X3, whose protein sequence is MQKEMKMVKDEGVHFSLGAKRAPSFPHGLQPVVSRGRAPPRHPFPEALRGPFSQFRYEPPPGDLDGFPGVFEGGGSRKRKSMPTKMPYNHPSEEAALALHPEESKNPGPPELRLLFPPPPPPPPPPRPKYDSRMIDLCNVGFQFYRSLEHLGGKAVKQEPVKPSATWAAPPPFLPTPYPYYPKVPPGLLFPFFVPSASPFPFSRHTFLPKRPPEPLLPRKAEPRESEETKQKVERVDVNVQIDDSYYVDVGGAQKRWQCPTCEKSYTSKYNLVTHILGHSGIKPHACSRCGKLFKQLSHLHTHMLTHQGTRPHKCQVCHKAFTQTSHLKRHMMQHSEVKPHNCRVCGRGFAYPSELKAHEAKHASGRENICVECGLDFPTLAQLKRHLTTHRGPIQYSCSECDKTFQYPSQLQNHMMKHKDIRPYICSECGMEFVQPHHLKQHSLTHKGVKEHKCGICGREFTLLANMKRHVLIHTNIRAYQCHLCYKSFVQKQTLKAHMIVHSDVKPFKCKLCGKEFNRMHNLMGHMHLHSDSKPFKCLYCPSKFTLKGNLTRHMKVKHGVMERGLHSQGFGRGRVAGAQTAGGLRSLQQEEPFDLSQRRRAKGPAFQPDVESARGSSCHEEDDDDNCCEAGRDSPGLSPRSPPLCAPQDLSAKADPGPRAEAQAGEDAPQGDLQPKSRASPGPEGVREREFARRDECPGLLRALQSARRGPSFSDYLYFKHRDESLKELLERKMENQAVLLGI, encoded by the exons ATGCAGAAGGAAATGAAGATGGTCAAAGACGAGGGTGTGCATTTCAGTTTGGGTGCAAAGAGGGCGCCCTCCTTCCCCCACGGCCTGCAGCCAGTGGTTTCCCGAGGAAGAGCTCCTCCAAGACACCCATTCCCGGAAGCTCTCCGGGGGCCATTTTCCCAGTTCCGGTATGAGCCTCCTCCGGGAGACCTAGACGGATTCCCGGGGGTCTTTGAAGGAGGAGGGTCTCGCAAACGGAAGAGCATGCCCACCAAGATGCCCTATAACCACCCCTCGGAAGAAGCGGCTCTTGCCCTGCACCCGGAGGAGAGCAAGAACCCCGGGCCCCCGGAACTCCGCCTGCTtttcccgccgccgccgccaccgccgccgccgccacggCCCAAGTACGACTCGCGGATGATCGACCTGTGCAACGTGGGCTTTCAGTTCTACCGCAGCCTGGAGCACCTGGGGGGCAAGGCCGTCAAGCAGGAGCCCGTGAAGCCCAGCGCCACGTGGGCCGCGCCCCCTCCGTTCCTGCCCACGCCCTACCCCTATTACCCCAAAGTGCCCCCGGGCCTCCTGTTCCCCTTCTTCGTGCCCTCGGCCTCGCCCTTCCCCTTCAGCCGGCACACCTTCCTGCCCAAGCGGCCCCCGGAGCCGCTGCTGCCCCGCAAAGCCGAGCCGCGGGAGAGCGAGGAGACCAAGCAGAAGGTGGAGAGGGTGGACGTGAACGTGCAGATCGACGACAGCTACTACGTGGACGTGGGCGGCGCGCAGAAGCGCTGGCAGTGCCCCACCTGCGAGAAGTCCTACACCTCCAAGTACAACCTCGTGACCCACATCCTGGGCCACAGCGGCATCAAGCCGCACGCGTGCAGCCGCTGCGGGAAGCTCTTCAAGCAGCTCAGCCACCTGCACACGCACATGCTGACCCACCAGGGCACGCGGCCCCACAAATGCCAGGTGTGCCACAAGGCCTTCACCCAGACCAGCCACCTGAAGCGCCACATGATGCAGCACAGCGAGGTGAAGCCGCACAACTGCCGCGTGTGCGGCCGGGGCTTCGCCTACCCCAGCGAGCTCAAGGCCCACGAGGCCAAGCACGCCAGTGGGCGGGAGAACATCTGCGTGGAGTGCGGCCTCGACTTCCCCACCCTGGCCCAGCTGAAGAGGCACCTCACCACGCACCGCGGCCCCATCCAGTACAGCTGCTCCGAATGCGACAAGACCTTTCAGTACCCGAGTCAGCTGCAGAACCACATGATGAAGCACAAGGACATCCGGCCCTACATCTGCTCCGAGTGCGGCATGGAGTTCGTGCAGCCCCACCACCTCAAGCAGCACTCCCTCACGCACAAG GGCGTGAAGGAGCACAAATGCGGGATCTGCGGGCGGGAGTTCACTCTGCTGGCCAACATGAAGAGACACGTGCTAATCCACACCAACATCCGCGCCTACCAGTGTCACCTGTGCTACAAGAGTTTCGTGCAGAAACAGACCCTCAAGGCGCACATGATCGTCCACTCGGATGTGAAGCCCTTCAAATGCAAG CTGTGTGGGAAGGAATTCAACCGGATGCACAACCTAATGGGCCACATGCACCTGCACTCTGACAGCAAACCCTTCAAGTGCCTCTACTGCCCCAGCAAGTTCACCCTGAAGGGGAACCTGACACGCCACATGAAAGTGAAGCATGGGGTCATGGAGCGGGGCCTCCACTCTCAAG GTTTTGGAAGGGGGAGAGTTGCCGGGGCGCAGACGGCGGGGGGCCTGAGGAGCCTGCAGCAGGAGGAACCCTTCGACCTGTCCCAGAGGCGTCGGGCCAAGGGGCCAGCCTTCCAGCCGGATGTGGAGAGCGCCAGGGGCAGCTCCTGCCACGAGGAGGACGACGACGACAACTGCTGCGAGGCGGGGCGGGACAGCCCGGGCCTCAGCCCCCGCAGCCCCCCGCTCTGCGCGCCGCAGGACCTGTCCGCCAAGGCCGACCCGGGCCCCAGGGCGGAGGCGCAGGCGGGGGAGGACGCGCCGCAAGGGGACCTCCAGCCGAAGAGCCGGGCCAGCCCCGGGCCCGAGGGCGTCCGGGAGAGAGAGTTTGCCCGCAGAGACGAGTGTCCCGGCCTCCTCCGGGCCCTGCAGAGCGCTCGGCGGGGCCCCTCCTTTTCTGATTACTTGTACTTCAAGCACAGAGATGAGAGTTTAAAAGAATTACtggagaggaaaatggaaaacCAAGCAGTGCTTTTAGGGATCTAA